The Microbacterium forte sequence GAGGAGCGCCGCGTCGACCTGGTCCAGGTCGGTGGGGGCGATCGTCTTGGGCTGCACCGTGGGGAGGCCATCGAGTGTGGTGATGAACCCGTCGACCTGATCGATGCCGACCCGCAGCAGATGATCCCGGAACCGGGCCGCGGCGTCCCCCGAGTCGATGATGAGGACGAGCGGCCGCGTCTCGGTGTCGGGGTCGTAGACCCAGGCGCCGTAGCTGGCTGCTTTCGCGACTCCGGGCACGTTCAGCGCGCCCTGAACAGTGCCCTCGTGCACGAGGGAGTGGTGGCGGGTGTCGACCATGATGACCCGGTCGGCGTCGATGTCGGCGTCAAGATCGAAGACGCTGCGCTCGAGGAGCGGAGGAAGTTCGCCCAGCACGGCCGGTCCGACGCGGTTCTGCCGCTTCATTCGTGCGAAGTAGGCGTGTGCGTCGGGCTGATCGTTCAACAGCGTGTCGATGAATCCCTGCTCATCGCCGGCCTCGAGGTAGGGAGCCCACCAGGCGAAACGCCGCTCGTATCCGACTGTCGAGCTTGGGACGGCGCCGAGCGCCTTGCCGCAGGCGGACCCCGACCCGTGCGCGGGGAGCACCTGCACGTAGTCGGGCAGGGTGAGGAAGTGGTCGCGGAGGCTCGCGAATAGATCCCGTGCGCCGTCGAAGCGGGTGTCGATGCCGCCTGCGGCCTCGTCCAGCAGGTCCGGGCGTCCGACGTCCCCGACGAACACGAAGTCACCGGTGAGGACATAGCCCGGCTCGGAGGTCGTGGCGCCGTCGATGACGAGGAAGGACAGGTGCTCGGGGGTGTGCCCGGGAGTGTGGACCGCCTCGACCGTGATGTTGCCGACCGTGATGCGGTGACCGTGCATTATCCGGGTGGCGTCTTGGAACCCGACACCGTACTGCCAGTCCGGGCCGCCCTCGCCGGAGACATACATCGTCGCCCCGGTACGGGCTGCGAGCTCGCGGGTGCCGGAGAGGTAGTCGGCGTGGATGTGGGTCTCGGTGACCGCGGTGATGGTCATGCTGTTCTTCGCGGCGAGGTCGAGGTAGACCTGGATGTCGCGGCGCGGGTCGACGACGATCGCTTCACCGGTGCGCTGGCAGCCGATGATGTAGCTGGCGTGGGCGAGGTCGTCGTCGTAGAGGCGTTCGAGGAGCATAAGGGTCTCCGTCGCTTTCTTCTGGGTCAGTGCGTGCAAGTGCAGCGCTGGGATACGGGGACGCCCGCGAGGGCTTGTTCGATGTGCTGGCCGCAGCCGTCCCAGGTGGGCTTGCCGCAGGAGGAGCAGGTGATTCGTGCGCACATGGTGCCAGGTCCTTTCAGGGGGTAGCGGTGTTGGCGAGCTGGCGGCGGACGTCGTCCATGTCCAGTTCGCGGGCCTTCTCGATGAGCAGCTCGAGCTGCGGTTCGGCAAGAGCTCCCGGCTGCCGGTAGACCAGGACGCCGTCGCGGACGACCATCAGGGTCGGAATCGAGGTGATGCGGTGGGCGGAGGCCAGAGCGGTCTCGGCCTCGGTGTCGACCTTCCCGAAGAGGATGTCGGGGTGCCTGTCGGATGCTGCATCGAATACCGGGGCGAAGGCCCGGCAGGGTCCACACCACTCAGCCCAGAAGTCGATCAGCGCGATGCCCTCGGCGTGGGTGAGCTGTTCGAAGTTCCCGGTGGTCAGTTCAACAGTTGCCATCGCCGATCACCGTCCGAACAGGCGGGCGAAGAAGCCACCCCGCTGAGACTGGGCGGCCTGGACTTCGGCACGGGTATGGCTGCCATTGCACCAGTCGGATGCGGGCACGGATTTCCGCACGGATGCGACGTGCTGACCGCACCCGGTCCAGGTCGTCTTTCCACAGGTGTGGCACTTCGTTGCTCTGCACATACACTGATCTCCTTGCTCGGCGATACCCCGGGGAGTATCAGTTCATGTGAATACGATACCCCAGGGGGTATAGTGGTTGTCAACTCGACGGAAGGACCACCCATGACCGACACCCTCGTCACCGGCGACCCGCTCGTCCACGACCCCGAAGCCAAGCGCAAAGTCGTCAACCGCCTCAAGCGAGCTCAGGGCCAGCTGGCGGCGGTCATTACGGCCGTCGAGGACGACGCGCACTGCCGCGACGTCGTGCAGCAGCTCTCCGCCGTCTCGAAGGCCCTCGACCGGGCCGGATTCCTCGTGATCTCGACCGCGCTGCGGGAATGCCTCACCGATCCGGACGCCGACGACGTCACCTCCCCCGCCGAGTTGGAGAAGCTCTTCCTCTCCCTGGCCTGAACCGGTCAGGCCCGCTCCTCGGGGCCCTCGCCTGGTGACCTGGGAGGAGTTCGACGATTCCCGTGTCGAACACCGTTAGTCTTCCCAGGGCGCTGTTCGCATGGGACCGGCGCTGAACAATGATGTGTTGAAGCATTCACAGTGATGCCAGATGAGGAGCGGTGCTTCGTGCTTTTGACGAGTCTTCCCAGCCCCCCACCGTCGTGGGCACAGTTCACCCTCGGGCCGCTCACAATCCACACCTACGCGCTGTGCATCATCGCCGGGATCATCGCCGCCGTGATCATCACCCAACGACGCCTGTCGGCACGAGGCGCGGAGGACGGCGTGGTTGTCGACATCGTCATCTGGGCTGTCCCGATCGGCATCATCGGAGCCCGGTTCTATCACGTGTTCACCCACGTCGGGGACTACTTCTATCCGGGCGCGAACCTCGGGAACATCTTCGCCATCTGGGACGGCGGCAACGCCCTCTACGGGTCCCTCCTGGGCGGCGCTGTCGGTGCGTACATCGGCTGCCGACGAACCGGTATCCGGCTGTGGTCCTTCGCCGACGCTCTCGCGCCCGCGATGCTCATCGCGCAGTCCATGGGTCGGATCGGCAACTACTTCAACCACGAACTCTTCGGGCTGCCCACCACGCTGCCGTGGGGGCTCGAGATCCTGCCGACGGACACCATGTTCCCGGACGGCCTCCCGGCCGGAACGCTGTTCCACCCGCTGTTCCTGTACGAGATCATCTGGAACCTGATCGGCGTGGCGATCATCCTCCTCCTCGAGCGCAGATACCGGTTCCGGTGGGGACGAACCTTCGCCCTCTATATGATCTGGTACGGCCTCGGACGCAGCTGGCTCGAGGCCATCAGGATCGACCCCACCAGCGACGCCCTGTTCGGCATCCCCGCGAACGTCTGGGCATCCGTCGTCGTCGTCGCCCTCGGCATCGCGCTATTCGTCGTCCAGGGGCGACGACACCCCGAACCCGAACCCTCCGTGTACCAAGAAGGACGCGCGCCAGCGGTGGAACATCAGCCCAGCAGCGCAGACGAGAGCTGAACGCCACCCACACCTCCAGCTGTCAGCTAGTTCTGTCTAAGCGATCACGGACACAACGCCTCTTGACGTGGTGCGCCGAAAATCCCTGCCGAGAGGGGTTTCCGAAGATCGTTTGTGGCGCCTCATAAGGAGCCACCGGGCCAGTGACGCCAAAACGATCGTTTCTGGTGTGACGGACGACGGCATGCGGAAGATCATCCGGGTTACCCGACCCGGTTTGCGCCGGGCGTACGCTGATGGTCTCGATCGCGGAAGACGGGACGACGACCATGGGCGACTCGGCACAGGGGCCACGCGGTTCGCTGCTCTATGTTGAAGATGATGCGGAGATCGCTGCGCTGACCGTCGAAGTGCTGGAAGAGGTGTACGACGTCGAGCATGCCGCGGACGGCGAGACCGCGCTCCGGCTCGCGCTGAGCAGGCGATACGACGCCATGGTGGTCGATCGACGCCTCCCCGGCATGGACGGCGTCGATTTCATCTGTGCCGTGCGTACCGCGCACATCACGACGCCGGTCCTGATGCTGACCGCGCTCGGCACCGTGGACGATCGTGTCACCGGTCTCGACGGCGGAGCGAACGACTACCTGGTGAAGCCGTTCGATTACGACGAGCTGCTGGCGCGCCTTCGGGCGCTGCGACGCGCGTTCAGGGCTGATGGGGTACGTCGACGCCTCGGCGAGTGGGTTTTCACGCCGGACGCCCAGGCCGCGTACGATCCATCTGGAATCCGAGTGGCGCTGACGGCGACGGAGAGCGCGCTCCTGGAGCTGTTGAGCACCAGCCCCGAGCACGTGTTCAGTCGGGACGAGATCCTCCGCGCCGTGTTCCATGAAGGAGATACGACGAGTTCGGTGGACACGTACGTGCACTATGTGCGGCGCAAGACGTCCCCCGACATGATCGAGACCGTCCGCGCACGCGGCTACCGCGCGGGAACACCGTCATGAGCGACGCCGATAATCGACGCGTGCGTCGCGCAGCGCTATCCATCGGACTCT is a genomic window containing:
- a CDS encoding MBL fold metallo-hydrolase translates to MLLERLYDDDLAHASYIIGCQRTGEAIVVDPRRDIQVYLDLAAKNSMTITAVTETHIHADYLSGTRELAARTGATMYVSGEGGPDWQYGVGFQDATRIMHGHRITVGNITVEAVHTPGHTPEHLSFLVIDGATTSEPGYVLTGDFVFVGDVGRPDLLDEAAGGIDTRFDGARDLFASLRDHFLTLPDYVQVLPAHGSGSACGKALGAVPSSTVGYERRFAWWAPYLEAGDEQGFIDTLLNDQPDAHAYFARMKRQNRVGPAVLGELPPLLERSVFDLDADIDADRVIMVDTRHHSLVHEGTVQGALNVPGVAKAASYGAWVYDPDTETRPLVLIIDSGDAAARFRDHLLRVGIDQVDGFITTLDGLPTVQPKTIAPTDLDQVDAALLLDVRNRTEYNAGHIPGAAQLSGGRALWHTDELPAGKILTYCQSGVRNSVAASALRRAGLDVIEIEGSYNAWLAATPSRPTAA
- a CDS encoding response regulator transcription factor; this translates as MVSIAEDGTTTMGDSAQGPRGSLLYVEDDAEIAALTVEVLEEVYDVEHAADGETALRLALSRRYDAMVVDRRLPGMDGVDFICAVRTAHITTPVLMLTALGTVDDRVTGLDGGANDYLVKPFDYDELLARLRALRRAFRADGVRRRLGEWVFTPDAQAAYDPSGIRVALTATESALLELLSTSPEHVFSRDEILRAVFHEGDTTSSVDTYVHYVRRKTSPDMIETVRARGYRAGTPS
- a CDS encoding metal-sensitive transcriptional regulator, giving the protein MTDTLVTGDPLVHDPEAKRKVVNRLKRAQGQLAAVITAVEDDAHCRDVVQQLSAVSKALDRAGFLVISTALRECLTDPDADDVTSPAELEKLFLSLA
- a CDS encoding thioredoxin family protein → MATVELTTGNFEQLTHAEGIALIDFWAEWCGPCRAFAPVFDAASDRHPDILFGKVDTEAETALASAHRITSIPTLMVVRDGVLVYRQPGALAEPQLELLIEKARELDMDDVRRQLANTATP
- the lgt gene encoding prolipoprotein diacylglyceryl transferase, giving the protein MPDEERCFVLLTSLPSPPPSWAQFTLGPLTIHTYALCIIAGIIAAVIITQRRLSARGAEDGVVVDIVIWAVPIGIIGARFYHVFTHVGDYFYPGANLGNIFAIWDGGNALYGSLLGGAVGAYIGCRRTGIRLWSFADALAPAMLIAQSMGRIGNYFNHELFGLPTTLPWGLEILPTDTMFPDGLPAGTLFHPLFLYEIIWNLIGVAIILLLERRYRFRWGRTFALYMIWYGLGRSWLEAIRIDPTSDALFGIPANVWASVVVVALGIALFVVQGRRHPEPEPSVYQEGRAPAVEHQPSSADES